In the Erythrolamprus reginae isolate rEryReg1 chromosome 13, rEryReg1.hap1, whole genome shotgun sequence genome, one interval contains:
- the MRPL49 gene encoding large ribosomal subunit protein mL49: MAAFPSAFAAVGLRKTLLVVRAVGRFSQPRQAALLRHVSSKSNSADLTYPGIIESTEEYKFVERLIPPTTVPVPPKHDQYPTPSGWRPPQDPPPDLSYFVRRSRMHNVPVYKDTSHHGSRKMTVIRKIEGDIWALENDVKAFLTELSGRTLATQVNENTCSIRVKGFFEEELKTWLMDKGF, from the exons ATGGCCGCCTTTCCCTCAGCTTTCGCGGCTGTCGGATTGAGGAAGACGCTGCTGGTAGTGCGAGCGGTGGGGCGGTTTAGTCAGCCCCGGCAGGCGGCTTTGTTG AGACACGTTTCAAGTAAGTCTAATTCTGCAGACCTGACGTACCCAGGGATTATTGAGTCCACCGAAGAATATAAATTTGTGGAAAGGCTAATACCACCTACCACAGTACCTGTACCTCCAAAACACGACCAGTATCCTACACCATCTGGATGGAGGCCACCACAAG ATCCTCCTCCGGATCTTTCCTACTTTGTACGACGGTCACGCATGCACAATGTTCCTGTGTACAAAGATACTTCTCACCACGGATCCAGAAAGATGACCGTTATCAGGAAAATTGAAGGTGATATTTGG GCCCTAGAGAATGACGTGAAGGCCTTCCTTACGGAATTGTCCGGACGAACGCTAGCAACCCAAGTCAACGAAAATACCTGTAGTATCCGTGTCAAGGGCTTTTTTGAGGAAGAACTCAAGACGTGGCTGATGGACAAAGGTTTTTAA